The following proteins come from a genomic window of Nitrospira sp.:
- a CDS encoding DNA primase, whose protein sequence is MSLTLSRLRAQDYAALESESWIDAATAEAFKLSRVSRMEGAELVGRTDRGDYAGIRFPIYWPGDPTPREHHLRREHPPVEDGKQKQKYLAPPGRGNMLLFGPNESVEALTDPACPIILVEGLKKLLAAYRLSRWETTEPRFLPCAISGVWNWRGRIGKTSDATGARVDEKGPIPDLARISWPGRDVVVIFDSDCATNDKIAAARRGLVAELRKRGARVGVVDLPALDGLDKTGFDDLVAQRGPEEALVLIQKTIAEQVEARADITPSAEAAQLHTPPALAQEPNILAKFEKAIGERGMVGEERCAKVLYLAFTSRLLDQPVSVAIKGLSSSGKSFTTETTLKFFPATAYISMTAMSERALIYMKDDFQHRTLVIFEAVALREEREKNESNLTAYFVRSLLSEGRIAYPVTVRDKQEGFVTKTIVKEGPTNVILTTTSTELHGENETRLLSLPTNDSPEQTKAVMRRLAEGMSHEVNVQEWHALQNWLAVAEHRVIIPFSTYLADAIPPMAVRLRRDFKTLLRLIETHALLQQCSRDRDAEGRIIATPEDYFTVRGLVADLFAAGVGATVPHTIRETVQAVQRIDSGEGATVLQIAKELKLDRSAAQRRTQAARERGYLANLEEKRGRPARYAIGEPLPQELELLPSTLPGCARSFASTHSFMHSVSSSVTKDFMEGVQVCSEFGEEMEVITDVA, encoded by the coding sequence ATGAGCCTCACACTATCAAGATTGCGTGCGCAAGATTATGCAGCGCTTGAAAGTGAATCATGGATTGATGCCGCCACAGCAGAGGCCTTCAAGCTCTCTCGTGTTTCGAGGATGGAAGGAGCGGAGCTGGTTGGACGAACTGACCGTGGAGACTACGCGGGCATCAGGTTCCCCATCTACTGGCCCGGTGATCCAACCCCTCGCGAACACCATCTCCGACGTGAGCATCCGCCGGTGGAGGACGGTAAGCAAAAACAGAAATACCTCGCGCCGCCTGGCCGAGGGAATATGTTGCTGTTTGGGCCAAATGAATCGGTGGAGGCCCTGACCGATCCCGCGTGCCCGATCATCCTTGTTGAAGGGCTCAAGAAGCTGTTAGCGGCCTATCGCCTATCCCGTTGGGAGACGACCGAGCCCCGGTTTCTGCCCTGTGCGATCTCCGGCGTCTGGAATTGGCGTGGGAGGATTGGCAAGACATCGGATGCTACTGGCGCACGGGTCGATGAAAAAGGCCCAATTCCTGATCTAGCTCGGATCAGCTGGCCGGGGCGTGATGTTGTCGTCATTTTCGATAGCGACTGCGCCACCAACGACAAGATTGCCGCTGCTCGGCGCGGGCTGGTGGCTGAACTACGGAAGCGTGGAGCCCGTGTGGGCGTGGTCGATCTTCCGGCGCTGGATGGACTGGACAAGACTGGCTTCGATGATCTTGTCGCACAGCGCGGTCCAGAGGAGGCGCTAGTGCTAATTCAGAAGACGATTGCGGAACAGGTAGAGGCCAGGGCTGATATTACCCCCTCTGCGGAGGCTGCACAGCTGCACACCCCTCCGGCACTGGCGCAAGAACCTAACATTCTAGCGAAGTTCGAGAAAGCCATCGGCGAGCGCGGCATGGTGGGCGAAGAACGGTGTGCAAAGGTACTCTATCTCGCCTTCACCAGCCGCCTCCTCGATCAACCCGTTTCTGTGGCAATAAAAGGATTGTCAAGTAGTGGGAAATCCTTCACGACCGAAACGACGCTGAAGTTTTTTCCGGCGACAGCCTATATCTCCATGACGGCCATGAGCGAGCGGGCATTAATCTACATGAAGGATGATTTTCAGCATCGGACGCTGGTGATTTTCGAGGCGGTGGCGCTACGAGAGGAGCGCGAGAAGAACGAGAGCAACCTGACTGCCTACTTTGTGCGATCGTTGCTCAGTGAAGGGCGCATCGCCTATCCCGTCACCGTGCGGGATAAGCAAGAAGGTTTCGTCACAAAGACCATCGTCAAGGAAGGACCGACCAATGTCATCTTGACCACAACCTCCACGGAGCTACACGGCGAGAACGAAACGCGGTTGCTCTCCTTGCCGACGAATGACTCTCCGGAACAAACCAAGGCAGTCATGCGGCGTTTGGCGGAGGGTATGTCCCATGAGGTGAACGTTCAGGAATGGCACGCCTTACAGAATTGGCTTGCCGTAGCAGAGCATCGCGTCATTATTCCCTTCAGTACCTATCTTGCCGATGCTATTCCACCCATGGCAGTTCGCCTCCGACGTGATTTCAAGACACTCCTGCGGTTGATCGAGACGCATGCCCTACTACAGCAATGCTCTCGTGACCGTGATGCCGAGGGGCGTATTATCGCGACACCAGAGGACTACTTTACCGTGCGAGGACTTGTGGCAGATCTCTTCGCTGCAGGTGTTGGGGCGACCGTGCCACATACTATTCGCGAGACGGTGCAAGCGGTCCAGCGTATTGATAGCGGAGAGGGGGCGACTGTCCTCCAAATTGCGAAAGAATTGAAACTCGACCGATCAGCCGCACAGCGCCGCACCCAGGCAGCCCGAGAACGCGGCTATCTCGCAAACCTGGAAGAAAAGCGGGGACGGCCAGCACGCTACGCGATCGGCGAGCCGCTTCCCCAGGAATTAGAACTCCTCCCGTCCACTCTACCAGGGTGTGCACGCAGTTTCGCATCGACGCATAGCTTCATGCACAGCGTAAGCTCTTCAGTAACCAAAGATTTTATGGAGGGTGTGCAGGTGTGCAGTGAATTCGGGGAGGAGATGGAGGTGATCACCGATGTTGCTTGA
- a CDS encoding TPR repeat translates to MSIYQQQCEAAIVAGAWDTLLAESLAWSRDPEGAKDPRPLFARNVVYLLQGRFADAWKTHALCLEAEKDIATVQTWVKNLLDGHTDSGYTYLVMGLFLAQSGQSEQSMRPYAEAARLLPQSAHPHYFLAQIHERAGHLEMAIKEYREAVRLAPGFAPARMNLGVAYQHQGRLEMAIKEYREVAKLTPNDSAVYSNLACALAEQGKMEPAVQSYKTALKLNPQDAEVHFALGGLYEIRGRLDLAHKSYQDALHADPDFGAAHSALGWLALGKQRLQEAADIFSRALKCNEEDARAYHGIAEIYALRGKRQSAMENYTKALKYYRDPEKKNQIMNQLFQEGQVGD, encoded by the coding sequence ATGAGCATCTACCAGCAACAATGCGAAGCTGCAATTGTGGCCGGAGCATGGGACACTTTGCTGGCCGAGTCGTTGGCCTGGAGCCGGGATCCGGAAGGGGCGAAAGATCCACGTCCTCTCTTCGCACGAAACGTCGTGTATCTCTTGCAGGGTCGGTTCGCCGATGCCTGGAAAACCCATGCGCTCTGCCTGGAAGCTGAGAAGGACATCGCGACCGTGCAAACATGGGTGAAGAATCTGCTCGATGGGCATACGGACAGTGGCTACACCTATTTGGTTATGGGTCTTTTTCTGGCGCAATCGGGTCAATCCGAGCAATCCATGAGACCATACGCGGAAGCCGCTCGGTTGCTTCCGCAATCTGCGCATCCGCATTACTTTCTGGCACAGATTCACGAACGCGCCGGCCATCTTGAAATGGCGATTAAGGAGTATCGTGAAGCCGTCCGTCTCGCGCCGGGCTTTGCACCGGCACGAATGAATCTGGGAGTCGCATATCAACATCAAGGGCGCCTGGAGATGGCGATCAAAGAATATCGAGAGGTGGCCAAACTCACTCCCAACGATTCGGCGGTATATTCCAATCTCGCCTGCGCTCTCGCGGAACAGGGGAAGATGGAACCGGCGGTGCAATCCTACAAGACCGCCTTAAAATTGAACCCGCAGGACGCCGAAGTCCACTTCGCGCTGGGCGGACTCTACGAAATACGCGGGCGGCTGGACCTCGCGCACAAGAGTTATCAAGATGCACTCCATGCCGATCCGGACTTTGGCGCAGCCCATTCCGCGCTCGGTTGGCTCGCATTAGGCAAGCAGCGGCTTCAAGAGGCGGCGGATATCTTCAGCCGGGCACTCAAGTGCAATGAGGAAGATGCGCGGGCGTATCACGGTATCGCTGAAATCTATGCCTTGCGGGGGAAGCGTCAGAGCGCGATGGAAAATTACACCAAGGCGCTGAAGTACTATCGCGATCCCGAGAAAAAGAACCAGATCATGAACCAGCTGTTCCAAGAGGGGCAGGTGGGGGATTGA
- a CDS encoding thymidylate synthase ThyX, translating into MSQDQSGRRVVAVAPMPPEKSAYALARYSRSPDSIEQSIRWVHGHSSEKFWEQFYFDYGHASIADLGHVIVCFEEISELAAIRLEDESLWDGQAKSSRYQNFASSRWFVPGRIRGSETEAVYEGILRSLSEIYRLMHDPLIAYLSERDACPESMKQADYQRTIAARAFDVIRYLLPLSAKTNVGQVVSIRTLEKQMTRLLSSQLPELRGIGEDLKEACQRPPVNLWSELCGQPSSSNDPLAPTLARHAKANAYQESVYSDLACHAKEALRGTGLDQPGTWGAVESVELIDPHHPLDELVTTLLYRVSQAPYRKILEVVSEWSEKEKQATIEVATRQRGPYDELIKEFRSGYAFNFDILMDIGAWRDMHRHRRCQQIQQNFTTLHGYDVPPPLIEAGLDQEYRQAMDAVRQDIESLKKKDQEAALYAIPFGFKVRCLFKMDYAEAEYISKLRSGVKGHWSYRAVAWKMKQQLTRRYPCLGEQIHATPPDIEDALTR; encoded by the coding sequence ATGAGTCAGGATCAATCAGGTCGCCGGGTCGTGGCCGTCGCTCCCATGCCGCCGGAGAAGTCTGCTTACGCACTGGCTCGGTACAGCCGATCGCCGGACTCCATTGAACAAAGCATCCGGTGGGTTCACGGACATTCTTCGGAAAAGTTCTGGGAGCAGTTCTATTTCGATTACGGCCATGCGTCGATCGCCGACCTCGGCCACGTCATCGTCTGTTTTGAGGAGATTTCGGAACTTGCCGCCATACGCTTGGAGGACGAGTCGCTCTGGGACGGCCAGGCGAAATCGAGCCGCTATCAAAATTTCGCCTCAAGCAGGTGGTTTGTGCCGGGCCGAATTCGAGGAAGCGAAACCGAGGCGGTCTATGAGGGCATTCTCCGCAGTCTGTCTGAAATTTATCGCTTGATGCACGATCCCTTGATCGCGTACCTCTCTGAGCGGGACGCCTGTCCGGAGTCCATGAAACAGGCCGATTATCAGCGGACGATCGCGGCACGCGCCTTTGATGTCATCCGCTACTTGCTTCCTCTTTCGGCCAAGACCAACGTCGGACAAGTCGTCAGTATTCGGACCTTGGAAAAACAGATGACGCGTCTGTTGTCGTCGCAATTGCCGGAACTGCGGGGGATCGGCGAAGATTTGAAAGAAGCTTGCCAACGGCCGCCGGTGAACCTATGGAGCGAACTCTGCGGTCAGCCCTCAAGCTCGAACGATCCTTTGGCGCCGACGCTGGCCCGGCATGCCAAAGCGAACGCGTATCAGGAATCGGTCTACTCCGATTTGGCTTGCCATGCGAAAGAAGCGTTACGCGGCACAGGATTGGATCAGCCTGGTACGTGGGGTGCCGTGGAGTCGGTCGAGCTGATTGACCCACATCATCCGCTCGACGAACTCGTCACGACGCTCCTCTATCGGGTATCGCAGGCTCCGTACCGGAAGATCCTCGAGGTCGTGAGCGAATGGTCTGAGAAGGAGAAACAAGCGACCATTGAAGTGGCCACAAGGCAGCGTGGGCCGTACGACGAACTCATCAAAGAATTCCGCAGCGGCTATGCATTCAATTTCGATATCCTCATGGACATCGGCGCCTGGCGAGATATGCACCGTCATCGACGGTGTCAGCAAATACAACAAAACTTCACGACGCTTCACGGCTATGATGTCCCGCCGCCGCTTATTGAGGCAGGGCTGGATCAGGAGTATCGGCAGGCGATGGATGCCGTACGTCAGGATATCGAGTCGCTCAAGAAAAAGGACCAGGAAGCAGCACTCTACGCCATTCCGTTCGGCTTCAAGGTCCGGTGTTTGTTTAAAATGGATTATGCAGAAGCGGAATACATCAGCAAGCTAAGGTCCGGCGTCAAAGGGCATTGGTCCTACCGAGCCGTCGCTTGGAAGATGAAACAGCAGCTCACTCGACGGTATCCCTGCCTCGGTGAACAGATCCATGCGACGCCACCCGATATTGAAGACGCACTGACTAGATAA
- a CDS encoding Histidyl-tRNA synthetase, translated as MSMIKGIKGVKDLLPEETPRWRLIEEAARRWAGRYGFHEIRIPIFEMTTLFARSIGASTDIVEKEMYTFQDRDGTSLTLRPEGTAGTVRAYIEHNRSAIPVPQKYFYFGPMFRHERPQAGRLRQFHQFGVESLGMADPQADIEVIALLWRILSDLGLPGLTLEMNNLGYVADRETYRPQLVSYLKQHESGLCANCRHRIEANPLRVLDCKVPECRAITETAPRLSDSLSETARSYFTKVLSGLDLVKIPYSLNHRLVRGLDYYNLTTFEVTAINLGAQNAVGAGGRYDGLVETLGGPSTPAVGFAVGLERISMLLPENVIRKATDDVAIYVAGFGTQGAIAGLTVLEELRLAGLQAVSDFRSVTLKSHLRQADRLGCRFTLIIGDDEVVKGSGILRDMETKVQHDVSLSTVPLQIHSVLTGS; from the coding sequence GTGTCCATGATCAAAGGCATCAAAGGCGTCAAAGATCTGTTGCCGGAAGAGACGCCCCGTTGGCGCCTCATCGAAGAGGCCGCCAGACGGTGGGCAGGCCGGTATGGATTTCATGAGATTCGTATTCCGATCTTTGAAATGACGACCTTGTTTGCACGGAGCATCGGTGCCTCGACCGATATTGTCGAGAAGGAGATGTATACATTCCAGGACCGGGACGGTACCTCGCTGACCCTTCGTCCTGAAGGGACTGCCGGGACAGTCCGAGCCTATATCGAGCACAATCGTTCCGCGATCCCCGTTCCTCAGAAGTATTTCTATTTTGGACCCATGTTTCGTCACGAGCGGCCGCAAGCAGGGCGTCTGCGACAATTTCATCAGTTCGGCGTCGAATCGCTCGGTATGGCCGACCCCCAAGCCGATATCGAAGTCATTGCCCTCCTTTGGCGAATTCTATCTGACCTTGGTCTACCCGGTCTCACTTTGGAAATGAACAATCTAGGCTACGTCGCTGATAGAGAAACCTATCGGCCTCAACTCGTGAGTTACCTCAAGCAACATGAATCCGGCCTTTGTGCAAATTGCCGCCATCGCATTGAAGCTAATCCTCTGCGGGTCCTAGACTGTAAAGTCCCCGAGTGTCGCGCAATTACGGAGACTGCACCCCGCTTAAGCGACTCACTTTCAGAGACAGCTCGTTCGTACTTCACAAAAGTCTTATCAGGCCTTGATCTTGTTAAGATTCCGTACTCGTTAAATCATCGGCTCGTTCGCGGGCTTGATTACTACAACCTCACCACGTTCGAAGTCACTGCGATCAATTTAGGCGCTCAAAATGCTGTAGGGGCCGGCGGACGCTACGACGGATTGGTCGAAACTCTCGGAGGACCGTCAACTCCGGCTGTTGGTTTTGCCGTCGGCCTTGAAAGAATATCTATGTTGCTGCCGGAGAATGTGATAAGGAAAGCAACGGATGACGTGGCTATCTATGTGGCCGGATTCGGTACTCAGGGTGCTATAGCCGGCCTCACCGTCCTGGAAGAGCTTCGTCTTGCCGGCCTCCAAGCAGTCTCCGATTTTAGGTCCGTAACTTTGAAGTCTCACTTACGGCAAGCTGATCGCCTCGGGTGTCGGTTCACTCTCATCATCGGTGATGATGAAGTAGTAAAAGGGTCCGGTATTCTTCGGGATATGGAGACTAAAGTGCAGCATGACGTCAGTCTCTCTACTGTGCCTCTTCAGATTCACTCTGTCCTTACCGGCTCCTGA
- a CDS encoding Chromosomal replication initiator protein DnaA: protein MSIDTVWQDVLQYIQRKVPKQVYDTWFIPVRLDRIENSTAHIGVPNKFFGEWLDAHYGSLLAEAMATARGGELMSVAFTVREKGATLQAEPQTLMNGPRGAMQPKPRRGIQLNPKYTFKNFVVGAGNQFAHAACMAVAEQPGHTYNPLFIYGGVGLGKTHLLNAIGNHVAEKSDLRIAYLTTEQFTNEVINSIRYDKMMDLRKRYRHIDMLMIDDIQFLVGKERTQEEFFHTFNALYEGHKQIVLSSDRFPKDMPDIEERLRSRFEWGLIADLQPPDVETRIAILRKKSEDEGVTLPEDVIQFLSTTMKSNIRELEGSLVRLGAYASLTGQVITLDLAKNVLRDLIGDKKKIVAMDDIQEAVCAQFHVKMTELKSRRRSKTLVHPRQIAMYLCRELTDASYPEIGRQFGGKDHTTIIHACRQVAKAKETDTMLQTTIETLKEQILRN, encoded by the coding sequence ATGAGTATTGATACTGTGTGGCAGGATGTATTGCAGTACATCCAAAGGAAGGTCCCGAAGCAGGTGTATGACACCTGGTTCATACCGGTTCGTCTGGACCGGATTGAGAACTCGACGGCGCACATTGGAGTTCCAAATAAATTCTTTGGAGAATGGTTGGACGCTCATTATGGATCCTTGTTGGCAGAAGCCATGGCCACGGCTCGTGGTGGGGAGCTGATGAGTGTTGCATTTACCGTCCGTGAGAAGGGAGCTACGCTGCAGGCTGAACCCCAAACGCTCATGAATGGGCCTCGCGGTGCCATGCAGCCCAAGCCTCGGCGGGGAATCCAGCTGAACCCAAAATATACATTCAAGAACTTTGTCGTTGGTGCTGGGAATCAATTCGCCCATGCGGCCTGCATGGCAGTTGCCGAGCAGCCCGGGCACACATATAACCCGCTCTTCATTTACGGCGGAGTGGGACTTGGAAAGACTCACCTCTTGAACGCCATAGGAAATCATGTGGCTGAAAAGAGCGATCTCCGCATCGCGTACTTAACCACCGAACAGTTTACCAATGAAGTGATTAACTCCATTCGCTATGACAAGATGATGGACCTGCGAAAGCGCTACCGACATATCGATATGCTGATGATCGACGATATTCAGTTCCTGGTCGGGAAAGAACGGACGCAGGAAGAGTTCTTCCATACATTCAATGCTTTGTACGAGGGGCATAAACAGATTGTCCTCTCCAGCGATCGTTTTCCCAAAGATATGCCTGATATCGAAGAGCGTCTCCGATCTCGCTTCGAATGGGGGCTGATTGCGGACTTGCAGCCTCCCGATGTGGAGACCCGCATCGCTATCCTGAGAAAAAAATCAGAAGATGAGGGAGTCACGCTGCCGGAAGACGTCATCCAATTCCTATCGACCACCATGAAGAGCAATATCCGAGAATTGGAAGGTAGCCTGGTTCGATTAGGCGCCTATGCTTCGTTGACTGGACAAGTGATAACCCTTGATCTTGCTAAGAATGTCCTCCGCGATCTCATCGGGGACAAGAAAAAAATCGTTGCAATGGATGATATTCAAGAGGCGGTCTGTGCCCAGTTTCATGTGAAGATGACGGAACTGAAATCCCGCCGTCGGAGCAAGACCCTCGTGCATCCTCGACAGATCGCCATGTATCTATGTCGCGAGTTGACCGACGCATCATACCCTGAAATCGGGCGCCAATTCGGAGGCAAGGACCATACGACCATCATCCACGCCTGCCGTCAGGTTGCGAAGGCCAAGGAGACCGATACGATGTTGCAAACGACGATTGAAACATTGAAAGAGCAAATTCTTAGAAACTAA
- a CDS encoding DNA polymerase III beta subunit has translation MKVRIGRDELLTGLQRVQGVVEKRNTMPILSNILLEAKQDGVEIVATDLEIGMRGLYKGTVLSTGGVTISARKLFEIVKELPPGEIELTATDNNWTTIQAGKSQFKVVGLPSSEYPALPTIEREGLTPLSGEGLLELIRKTLFAAGDNDARYILNGLLVTLIVTDKKTSLRLVGTDGHRLAVAEQEVGKAGNKSVPQEMKAIIPKKAAHEIRHLLEEGGDADPLIGFSKNLMIFRKSGLLLTSRLMEGNYPNYQQVIPKESGKKISVSRSELESALRRVSVLAKDKASAVKISFASGQMTLFSSSPDYGEATEELPARYEGETINTGFNARYLLDTFNVMEGETISLQMETPLSPCLIQEPESPGFKCVVMPIKV, from the coding sequence ATGAAAGTACGTATCGGGCGGGATGAATTGCTGACGGGACTCCAACGGGTGCAAGGTGTCGTCGAAAAACGGAACACGATGCCGATTCTATCGAACATACTATTGGAAGCCAAGCAAGATGGGGTAGAGATCGTAGCGACTGACCTCGAGATCGGCATGCGAGGTCTTTACAAAGGTACCGTCCTTTCGACCGGCGGTGTCACCATCTCAGCCCGAAAGTTGTTTGAAATCGTCAAAGAGCTACCTCCTGGTGAGATTGAACTGACGGCGACCGATAATAACTGGACTACCATTCAGGCCGGGAAGAGCCAGTTCAAAGTCGTAGGCCTCCCCAGCAGCGAGTACCCCGCACTGCCGACGATCGAGCGTGAGGGGTTGACACCGCTCTCGGGAGAAGGACTTCTGGAATTGATCCGAAAGACCCTCTTTGCTGCAGGAGATAACGATGCTCGGTATATCTTGAACGGCCTCCTAGTCACCCTCATTGTCACTGACAAGAAGACCTCCCTTCGATTAGTCGGCACAGACGGCCATCGTTTGGCGGTGGCGGAGCAGGAAGTCGGCAAGGCCGGCAACAAAAGTGTGCCCCAAGAAATGAAAGCGATTATACCCAAGAAGGCTGCGCATGAAATCCGCCATTTATTGGAGGAAGGCGGAGACGCCGACCCGCTCATCGGTTTCTCGAAGAATCTCATGATCTTCCGCAAGAGCGGCTTACTCCTCACATCGCGGTTAATGGAAGGCAACTACCCGAACTACCAACAGGTCATTCCAAAGGAAAGCGGCAAGAAGATCAGCGTGAGCCGAAGTGAATTAGAGAGCGCGCTGCGTCGGGTGTCGGTGCTGGCCAAAGACAAAGCCAGCGCGGTAAAGATTTCGTTCGCATCCGGTCAGATGACGTTGTTTTCCAGCAGCCCTGACTACGGAGAAGCCACGGAAGAATTGCCCGCTCGGTATGAAGGAGAGACTATCAATACGGGATTCAATGCCCGTTATCTTCTGGATACCTTCAACGTGATGGAGGGGGAAACCATATCGCTTCAGATGGAAACCCCGCTGAGTCCTTGTCTGATTCAAGAGCCTGAAAGCCCGGGGTTCAAATGTGTGGTCATGCCGATCAAGGTTTAG
- a CDS encoding DNA gyrase subunit B, whose translation MTTDDSFQPKSDSYSADQIKVLEGLDAVRKRPAMYIGSTGVDGLHHLVYEVVDNSVDEHMAGFGEAIEVTIHIDGSVTVIDNGRGIPTGMHPTQKKSAAEVALTVLHAGGKFEQGAYTVSGGLHGVGISVVNALSEWLELEIWQDAQVFEQRYERGKPSAPLNATGKTKRRGTKVRFKPDGQIFETLEFSFDVLAQRLRELAFLNKGLAITLRDERKEPAKEQIFLYKGGIVSFVEHLNEAKTPLHKPIYVKVEKPEMILEVALQYNDGYAENLFSFANNINTKEGGTHLVGFKAALTRTINTYANANDLFKKETESLTGDDVREGLTAVVSVKVRNPQFEGQTKAKLGNSEVKGVVEAAVNEALGNYFEENPPVARKIIGKAVDAARAREAARKAKDLIRRKSALDGGSLPGKLADCSEKDPALSELYIVEGDSAGGSAKQGRDRKFQAILPLKGKILNVEKARFDKMLSSDEIRTLIMALGTGIGRKREEGDKSEKDTFDIAKARYHKIILMTDADVDGSHIRTLLLTFFFRQMPELIERGYIYIAQPPLFKVKKGKAERYLKDEGSLNEYLADLAVEEVELYMEGAQGYVTGRRLLPILKKMISFETLLGRLNKKPHEAAMLRAFVDEPGLDRELLKYREALNRVVAGVKKALLLAFPKLEPTFEIFADEEHQSNKIACRLDANGMVHSIEINHDLVGSADFRELQKLAPSVIGLGRAPYRLKTKGQERQLVTTAETVRTILELGKQGLGIQRYKGLGEMNPSQLWETTMDPEKRTLLKVQLEDVTGVDEIFTILMGDEVEPRRNFIQEHALEVRNLDV comes from the coding sequence ATGACCACAGACGACTCTTTCCAACCCAAATCAGACAGTTACAGCGCGGATCAGATCAAGGTGCTCGAAGGTCTCGATGCCGTGCGAAAGCGCCCGGCGATGTACATTGGGAGCACCGGCGTCGACGGACTCCACCATCTGGTCTATGAGGTCGTCGACAACAGCGTCGACGAGCATATGGCAGGGTTCGGGGAGGCGATCGAGGTGACGATTCACATCGACGGAAGCGTGACGGTCATCGACAACGGACGCGGCATTCCCACCGGCATGCATCCTACACAAAAGAAGTCCGCAGCCGAGGTGGCACTGACGGTCCTTCATGCAGGCGGCAAGTTCGAACAGGGAGCGTACACCGTTTCCGGCGGCTTGCACGGGGTCGGCATCTCCGTCGTGAACGCCTTGTCGGAGTGGCTCGAACTGGAGATTTGGCAGGATGCCCAGGTATTCGAACAACGATATGAACGCGGCAAGCCGAGTGCGCCACTCAATGCCACGGGTAAAACAAAGCGCCGAGGCACCAAAGTTCGCTTTAAGCCGGACGGTCAGATCTTTGAGACGCTGGAATTCAGCTTCGATGTGTTGGCGCAACGCCTACGCGAGCTGGCCTTTTTGAACAAAGGTCTGGCGATCACTCTGAGAGACGAGCGGAAAGAACCGGCGAAAGAACAGATCTTTCTGTACAAGGGCGGCATCGTGTCCTTCGTTGAACATCTGAACGAAGCCAAAACGCCGCTGCACAAACCGATCTATGTGAAGGTCGAGAAGCCTGAGATGATTCTGGAAGTGGCGCTCCAGTACAACGACGGTTACGCGGAGAACTTGTTTTCATTCGCCAACAACATCAACACCAAAGAAGGCGGTACCCACTTGGTCGGGTTTAAAGCCGCTCTCACGAGAACGATCAATACTTACGCTAATGCAAATGACCTTTTTAAGAAGGAGACGGAATCCCTGACCGGCGATGACGTACGGGAGGGTTTGACCGCGGTCGTCAGCGTCAAGGTCCGTAATCCGCAGTTCGAGGGCCAGACGAAAGCCAAGCTGGGGAACAGCGAAGTGAAAGGCGTGGTCGAGGCCGCAGTCAATGAAGCCTTGGGCAATTATTTTGAGGAAAATCCTCCCGTCGCACGGAAGATCATCGGCAAGGCCGTCGATGCGGCCCGTGCGCGCGAGGCCGCTCGGAAAGCCAAGGATCTGATCCGGCGTAAGAGCGCGCTCGACGGCGGGTCGCTTCCCGGCAAGTTGGCTGATTGTTCCGAAAAAGATCCGGCCTTGAGTGAACTCTACATCGTTGAAGGTGATTCGGCCGGCGGATCCGCGAAGCAAGGACGTGACCGCAAGTTCCAAGCGATCCTGCCTCTGAAAGGAAAGATCCTGAACGTCGAGAAGGCGCGTTTCGACAAGATGCTCTCCAGTGATGAAATCAGGACGCTCATCATGGCGCTGGGGACCGGCATCGGCCGCAAACGTGAAGAAGGCGACAAGTCGGAGAAAGATACGTTCGATATCGCAAAGGCCCGCTATCACAAGATCATCCTCATGACCGATGCCGACGTCGACGGGAGTCACATCCGCACCCTTCTCTTGACGTTCTTCTTCCGGCAAATGCCGGAGCTGATTGAGCGGGGCTATATCTACATCGCGCAGCCTCCGCTGTTCAAAGTGAAGAAAGGCAAGGCGGAGCGGTATCTCAAGGATGAGGGATCATTGAACGAGTACTTGGCCGACTTAGCGGTCGAAGAGGTCGAACTGTACATGGAGGGGGCTCAGGGGTATGTGACAGGGCGTCGGCTGTTGCCGATTCTAAAGAAGATGATCTCATTCGAAACATTGCTCGGTCGTCTCAATAAAAAGCCGCATGAAGCTGCCATGCTGCGCGCCTTTGTCGATGAACCGGGATTGGATCGGGAGCTGCTTAAATATAGAGAGGCACTCAATCGCGTGGTGGCCGGGGTAAAGAAAGCACTCCTCCTCGCGTTCCCGAAGTTAGAACCGACGTTCGAAATCTTTGCGGATGAAGAACATCAGTCCAACAAAATCGCGTGCCGACTTGATGCCAACGGCATGGTGCATAGCATCGAAATCAACCATGACTTGGTGGGATCGGCCGATTTTCGGGAGCTTCAAAAGCTCGCGCCGTCCGTCATCGGGCTGGGCCGGGCTCCATACAGGCTGAAAACCAAAGGCCAAGAACGGCAGCTGGTTACGACAGCTGAAACGGTCCGAACAATCCTCGAACTCGGAAAGCAGGGTCTGGGGATTCAGCGATACAAAGGACTTGGTGAAATGAATCCGTCCCAATTGTGGGAAACGACGATGGATCCTGAGAAACGGACGCTCTTGAAGGTTCAGCTGGAGGATGTCACCGGAGTTGATGAAATCTTTACAATCCTGATGGGTGATGAAGTTGAGCCTCGACGAAACTTCATTCAGGAACATGCGCTCGAAGTGCGGAACTTGGACGTGTAG